The genomic DNA CCAGGTCAGGACGCCTCAGTGAGGCGTCTCTCCCGTCACGATGGTCGGGCGCGCTCGGCGCACGCGGACAGGACACTAGGAGTCGTGCGAGCCAAAATAGTTGGTGAGCGTGCGGCCCGACCTGATGGTCGAGATGGCGTGCTTGAAGATCATGTGGTCAGCACCCTCCAACTCGACAATGATGGCGAACCGATCGAAGTTCTTGATGCGGCCCTCCAGCGCCTGACCGTCCATGAGTCGGATGGCGACAACCAACCGCTCGCGGCGAGCATGGTTGAGGAATACGTCCTGAATGTTCGGCGGCGACGACGCCCGAGATTCGCGAGTCTGTGCCATCAGTGCCTTCTCCAAATGTCCAGCACGGCCTCAGCAGCCTCAAAGGTCGTCGGCCACTCACCCGCACCGTCCAGCCAGTGTAGATTAGGCTCTTTCCGGAACCAGATCAACTGTCGCCGCGCATACCGCTTGTTCTCCCGAACGATCAGCGCGCGCGTCGCGGGCTCATCCCGTACGCCGTGAAGCATCTCCAGGATCTGGCGGTAGACGAGGCCACTGAACGGGTGTGCACGCTCCGGCACGCCGGCCGCCAGCAGACGCCGTACTTCGTCGACCAGGCCGCGTGCGAACTGTTCGTCCACACGTCGCGCGACGCGCTCAGCAATACGCGCCGCCGGCAGCCTCAGGCCAAGCGCCAGCGTGCGATACCCGGTGAGCGCCGGCCGGGTCGCGGCGAAGTGCGCCGACAGCGGCCGGCCCGTCAAGAAATAGACTTCCAGCGCGCGGACGAGGCGCTTCTCGTCTCGCAGCATGATACGCATCGCCGACGCTGGATCGAGGCGGGCGACCATCCGATGCAGGAACGGCACGCCGCGCCGTGCCCCAATGGCGTGCAGCCGCGCGCGCAGGTCCTCGCTACGGCCGGGGCCTTCGAAGAGGCCGCGTGTCAGCGCTCGGTAGTAAAACCCCGTTCCACCAACCAGAATGGGAAGCTTTCCCCGTGCGGTGATCTCGCGGATCACGCCCGCCGCATCACGGGCGAATTGCGCAGCAGAATAGGTCTCGGTCGGCTCGAGAATGTCGATGAGGTGATGCGGAATGCCGCGCCGCCCCGACACGGGCACCTTGTCGGTGCCGATGTCGAAATACTTGTAGATCGCAGTCGAATCACAGTTCACAATCTCGCCTTGATGCCGCTCGGCGAGATCGAGCGCCAGCTTGCTCTTTCCCGTAGCCGTGGTGCCGAGGATCGCGACGAGAAGCGGCACGTGCGCTACCACCACCACCGGACTACTGCCAGCGCCAGCAATCCGGCGAGCAGGATCAGCAGGCCAAGCTGCTGCGAACGTGTCGGCCCCGACATCGTGAGCAGATCACCTTACTGCGACGATGGCCACTCGTTGTAGTAGAAGGTCACGGTGAAGAAGACCCTGTCGTCCGGGTACGCCGGTGGAAGGGGCCTCGTGGGACTGGACCAGCGCAGCGCGTTGACCGCGGCTCGATCAAAGGCATCGACACCGGAGGGCTTCACCACACCGATGTCAGTGATACGGCCGTCCTTCCAGACGTTGAGTGTGATGACGACGTGCCCTTTCATCACCGCCGCGGCCTCGGGCACCAGCCAATTGGAGCGCACTTGCGCGCGGAAGAAACGGATCCACGGGCCGAACTCGACGCCCTTCCGGTCGAAATCGAAGTCCTGACCGTAGCGCCCCGCGCCGCCGTCAGGATTCTCGAATGTCTCCTCGGGTACGTATCGCTCGAGGTTCTCCAGCGCGCGCCCAAGCACATCGCCGGGTGAGTTGCGCGCCTGCGGCTTGACCGCCGGCGCCGTGTCGGAGCGCTGCGGCACTGGCTCGGAACGCTCACGCTCCGGCAACTCCAGTGGCGTGGCGCCGTTGGTCTCGTTCTCGGCGCGCTGTGGCGGCTCAGCCGGTGACGCGGGCGGCGCCGTGTCCGCCTCTCGGCGAGGCGCCTCCGCAGGTCGTTCATCGACGAAATCGGGCGAGTTGCCGCGCGAGAACGGCAGCTCGTTGGCAGGACGCTCGGCCCGTTCCGGCGCCCGTGCTTCACCGTCACTATCCGAGAGCATCGAATCAGGCGGTGGCTTTGGCGGCGTCTCGGGGATGCGCGGCGTGAGAAAGACGAAGCGCGGCGCCTGTGCCAAACGCTTCTCCGCCTCTTCGACGGCCTGTGCACGGGCCTCGGCCGATTCTTTCAGCAGGGCCTGCACCCACGGCAGTCGCGGGCCCAGCAGGACCGCCACGAGCACCAGGAGGTGGAAAATGATCGAGAGAAGCACCCCTTCGCGGCGCGAGATTGCGCTCTCGAGCGATTCCGGCTCCGGACGAAACTCGTCAATGATTAGGTGCACAGAGGTACTTACGCGAGTATAAATGCAAAAACGGCGCCGGGAACACGGCGACCCTCCCTCTAGCGCGTTTGTGGCGAAGGACGCGGAAGGGCCAAAAGGGGACTGTCCCCTTTTGGCCGCTCGAGCAGGAAACTATCAGGCA from Luteitalea sp. includes the following:
- the hfq gene encoding RNA chaperone Hfq → MAQTRESRASSPPNIQDVFLNHARRERLVVAIRLMDGQALEGRIKNFDRFAIIVELEGADHMIFKHAISTIRSGRTLTNYFGSHDS
- a CDS encoding TonB family protein, translating into MHLIIDEFRPEPESLESAISRREGVLLSIIFHLLVLVAVLLGPRLPWVQALLKESAEARAQAVEEAEKRLAQAPRFVFLTPRIPETPPKPPPDSMLSDSDGEARAPERAERPANELPFSRGNSPDFVDERPAEAPRREADTAPPASPAEPPQRAENETNGATPLELPERERSEPVPQRSDTAPAVKPQARNSPGDVLGRALENLERYVPEETFENPDGGAGRYGQDFDFDRKGVEFGPWIRFFRAQVRSNWLVPEAAAVMKGHVVITLNVWKDGRITDIGVVKPSGVDAFDRAAVNALRWSSPTRPLPPAYPDDRVFFTVTFYYNEWPSSQ
- the miaA gene encoding tRNA (adenosine(37)-N6)-dimethylallyltransferase MiaA → MAGAGSSPVVVVAHVPLLVAILGTTATGKSKLALDLAERHQGEIVNCDSTAIYKYFDIGTDKVPVSGRRGIPHHLIDILEPTETYSAAQFARDAAGVIREITARGKLPILVGGTGFYYRALTRGLFEGPGRSEDLRARLHAIGARRGVPFLHRMVARLDPASAMRIMLRDEKRLVRALEVYFLTGRPLSAHFAATRPALTGYRTLALGLRLPAARIAERVARRVDEQFARGLVDEVRRLLAAGVPERAHPFSGLVYRQILEMLHGVRDEPATRALIVRENKRYARRQLIWFRKEPNLHWLDGAGEWPTTFEAAEAVLDIWRRH